A region from the Agrobacterium cucumeris genome encodes:
- a CDS encoding Crp/Fnr family transcriptional regulator — MDVNKTVKLSNRDRNILLRAPLIGIADDAVALKLMEAATIINVNARHVLFKEGEAAQHFYCVLSGYVRLYRLDRHGREADVRVSGPGDTFNECLIFGSDTYRYSAQAAESCTVARFELARIRTLIDQEPAIAKAVMRCLSNSLLGTMDCIANDRLQTAPQRVAHYLINQGPRDATSFSLRLPFQKSLLAGKLGLAPEALSRAFSALKKSGVTVRGRIVQVNDVAALKQI; from the coding sequence ATGGACGTGAACAAGACCGTGAAGCTGAGCAACAGGGACAGGAACATTCTGCTGCGCGCGCCCTTGATCGGGATAGCGGATGACGCAGTGGCGTTGAAACTGATGGAGGCAGCGACCATCATCAATGTCAACGCCCGCCATGTGCTCTTCAAGGAAGGCGAAGCGGCGCAGCATTTTTATTGCGTTCTGTCGGGTTATGTCCGCCTTTACCGGCTGGACAGGCATGGGCGCGAAGCGGATGTGCGCGTCAGCGGTCCGGGCGATACGTTCAACGAATGCCTGATTTTCGGCAGCGACACCTATCGCTACAGCGCGCAGGCGGCGGAAAGCTGCACGGTGGCGCGTTTCGAGCTCGCGAGAATCCGCACGTTGATCGATCAGGAGCCGGCAATCGCCAAGGCCGTCATGCGCTGCCTTTCCAACAGCCTGCTCGGCACCATGGATTGCATCGCCAACGACCGGCTGCAGACCGCGCCACAGCGCGTCGCCCATTATCTCATCAATCAGGGCCCGCGCGACGCAACATCCTTTTCGCTGCGGCTGCCGTTCCAGAAAAGCCTGCTTGCCGGCAAGCTCGGTCTTGCGCCGGAAGCCCTGTCGCGCGCCTTCTCGGCGCTGAAAAAATCAGGCGTCACCGTGCGTGGCCGCATCGTGCAGGTCAATGACGTTGCCGCATTGAAGCAGATCTGA
- the aidB gene encoding AidB family quorum-quenching N-acyl homoserine lactonase gives MNTPLHFGPYAVSRFVDGVYKAPVGHLIHRQGETALAVVLAGLEGETVDVDVNCFALSGPDGIWLVDAGCGTAWGAAYGHARAAMIAAGIQPADVRRVILTHIHGDHALGLIDGDKPYFPNAEIWVPEADLGFFTSADVRKSLPPARQGGFDLAARLLDICGSMLRPIPMGMIADDIEAIAMPGHTPGHAGYLIGSGDNRLLLWGDVLHVSGLQADDPEIAFVYDIDSELAYATRLAALAEAADHGWLVSGGHLGGFFHIERQGDGFRFVPQPG, from the coding sequence ATGAATACGCCTCTTCATTTTGGCCCCTATGCCGTGTCTCGTTTTGTCGATGGCGTTTACAAGGCGCCGGTCGGCCATCTCATCCATCGGCAGGGCGAGACGGCGCTGGCCGTGGTTCTCGCCGGGCTTGAAGGCGAGACGGTGGATGTGGACGTCAATTGTTTCGCGCTCTCCGGGCCTGATGGCATCTGGCTGGTCGATGCCGGTTGCGGCACGGCCTGGGGTGCCGCCTATGGCCATGCCCGTGCGGCTATGATTGCCGCCGGTATTCAGCCGGCCGATGTAAGGCGTGTCATCCTCACCCACATTCACGGCGACCATGCGTTGGGTCTCATTGATGGTGACAAGCCCTATTTTCCCAATGCGGAAATATGGGTGCCGGAGGCCGATCTTGGCTTTTTCACCAGTGCGGATGTCCGCAAGAGCCTGCCGCCTGCCCGGCAGGGCGGTTTCGATCTCGCCGCCCGGCTGCTCGACATTTGCGGCTCCATGCTGCGGCCGATCCCCATGGGCATGATTGCCGACGACATCGAGGCGATCGCCATGCCCGGCCACACGCCGGGGCATGCCGGCTATCTCATCGGCAGCGGCGATAACCGGCTGTTATTGTGGGGTGATGTGCTGCATGTCAGCGGATTGCAGGCAGACGATCCTGAAATCGCTTTCGTTTACGATATCGATTCCGAACTTGCCTATGCCACCCGTCTTGCGGCGTTGGCAGAGGCGGCCGATCACGGCTGGCTGGTATCCGGCGGCCATCTTGGCGGCTTTTTTCATATTGAACGGCAGGGCGATGGCTTCCGCTTCGTGCCGCAGCCGGGTTGA
- the ureG gene encoding urease accessory protein UreG — translation MKSGNGPLRVGIGGPVGSGKTALTEKLCKAMSADYSVAVVTNDIYTKEDAEALVRMQALPSERIVGVETGGCPHTAIREDATINLQAIAGLNARFPDLDVVFIESGGDNLAATFSPDLADITIYVISVCQGEEIPRKGGPGITRSDLLVINKKDLAPYVGADLTVMDNDATRMRNAMPFVFTDMKRGDGVERIVGFLKEQGGL, via the coding sequence ATGAAATCGGGCAATGGCCCGCTGCGCGTCGGCATTGGCGGGCCGGTTGGTTCGGGCAAGACGGCGCTGACGGAAAAGCTCTGCAAGGCGATGAGCGCTGATTATTCCGTTGCCGTCGTTACCAATGATATCTACACCAAGGAAGATGCCGAGGCGCTGGTGCGCATGCAGGCGCTGCCATCGGAACGGATTGTCGGCGTGGAGACGGGTGGTTGCCCGCATACCGCGATCCGCGAGGATGCGACGATCAATCTGCAGGCGATTGCCGGGCTGAATGCGCGCTTTCCCGATCTGGATGTCGTCTTCATCGAATCCGGTGGCGACAATCTCGCAGCGACCTTTTCGCCCGATCTTGCCGATATCACCATCTATGTGATTTCCGTCTGCCAGGGCGAGGAAATCCCGCGCAAGGGTGGGCCGGGCATCACCCGCTCCGACCTGCTGGTCATCAACAAGAAGGACCTCGCGCCTTATGTCGGGGCCGATCTGACGGTCATGGACAATGATGCAACCCGCATGCGCAATGCCATGCCCTTCGTCTTCACCGACATGAAGCGGGGCGATGGGGTGGAGCGTATCGTCGGTTTCCTGAAAGAGCAGGGTGGTCTCTGA
- a CDS encoding urease accessory protein UreF, producing the protein MNDDRGVAALLRLMAWLSPAFPVGGFSYSGGLEKVVEDRRVRDAAELGGWVETLLRHGSLWNDAVFLAEGWHRGSDAAALNETANLARALAGSAERYRETVLLGDAFVAAAGAWPHVVLELLPEECPYPVAVGAVAAAHGVPLKETLAAFAHAGVSQMVSAGIRLGVAGQKDGVAILAASEAVIAEMAARAVQSTLDDLGSATILADTAAMRHEVQGTRLFRS; encoded by the coding sequence GTGAACGACGACCGAGGCGTTGCCGCGCTGCTGCGGCTGATGGCCTGGCTGTCGCCGGCCTTTCCGGTTGGCGGTTTTTCCTATTCCGGCGGACTGGAAAAGGTGGTTGAGGACCGGCGTGTGCGCGATGCCGCTGAACTGGGCGGCTGGGTGGAAACGCTTTTGCGCCACGGCAGCCTGTGGAACGATGCGGTGTTTCTGGCGGAAGGCTGGCACAGGGGCAGTGATGCCGCCGCCCTGAATGAAACAGCCAATCTGGCGCGGGCGCTGGCCGGCTCGGCGGAGCGATATCGTGAAACGGTGCTTCTGGGGGATGCGTTCGTTGCTGCCGCAGGCGCATGGCCGCATGTGGTTCTGGAACTGTTGCCGGAGGAATGTCCATATCCTGTCGCCGTCGGGGCCGTGGCCGCCGCGCATGGGGTGCCGCTCAAGGAAACGCTTGCCGCTTTCGCACATGCCGGCGTCTCGCAAATGGTTTCGGCCGGCATCCGCCTCGGCGTCGCAGGCCAGAAGGATGGCGTCGCCATTCTGGCCGCAAGCGAGGCGGTGATTGCGGAGATGGCGGCACGGGCCGTGCAATCCACGCTCGATGATCTCGGCAGCGCCACGATCCTTGCCGATACGGCGGCGATGCGCCACGAGGTGCAGGGCACGCGGCTTTTCCGTTCCTGA
- the ureE gene encoding urease accessory protein UreE → MLRVTSYHPAGTPGDEPSGYVTLAHDQRHLRRKLLHLQNDEMVMLDLKEAVLFAHGDLLVVENGDLIEVRAAAEKLFEITPKDRLHLIELAWHLGNRHLSAQIEEERILILRDHVIRAMLEGLGAAVREVEEPFQPARGAYHAHGGHSHGHGHGHDHHHHDHG, encoded by the coding sequence ATGCTGCGTGTCACCTCTTACCACCCCGCCGGAACCCCTGGCGACGAGCCTTCCGGTTATGTCACGCTGGCGCATGACCAGCGGCATCTGCGCCGCAAGCTGCTGCATCTGCAAAATGACGAGATGGTGATGCTTGATCTGAAGGAAGCCGTGCTGTTTGCCCATGGCGATCTTCTGGTGGTGGAAAACGGCGATCTGATCGAGGTTCGGGCCGCGGCTGAAAAGCTGTTTGAAATCACGCCGAAGGATCGACTTCACCTGATCGAGCTTGCCTGGCATCTGGGTAACCGGCATCTTTCGGCGCAGATCGAGGAGGAGCGCATTCTCATCCTGCGTGACCACGTCATCCGCGCCATGCTTGAAGGTCTCGGCGCCGCGGTGCGCGAGGTGGAAGAACCTTTCCAGCCGGCCCGCGGTGCCTATCACGCCCATGGCGGCCATTCCCATGGTCACGGGCACGGCCATGATCACCACCATCACGATCACGGCTGA
- a CDS encoding peroxiredoxin, which produces MLGKKVPAVTFRTRVRDEAVGGPNPFRWQDMTSDDYFKGKKVVLFSLPGAFTPTCSTFQLPDFEKLAGEFRALGVDEIYCLSVNDAFVMNAWAKGQNLENVKVIPDGSGEFTRKMGMLVAKDNLGFGMRSWRYAAVINDGLVEQWFEEEGYQDNCESDPYGVSSPQNILENLKSRAAA; this is translated from the coding sequence ATGCTCGGCAAAAAAGTGCCCGCCGTAACCTTCCGCACGCGCGTTCGCGACGAGGCCGTTGGCGGCCCCAACCCGTTCCGCTGGCAGGACATGACCTCCGACGATTATTTCAAGGGCAAGAAGGTCGTTCTGTTTTCGCTGCCAGGCGCCTTTACGCCGACCTGCTCGACCTTCCAGCTTCCCGATTTCGAAAAGCTGGCGGGTGAATTCCGCGCGCTCGGCGTCGATGAGATCTATTGCCTGTCGGTCAACGATGCCTTCGTCATGAATGCCTGGGCCAAGGGCCAGAACCTCGAAAACGTCAAGGTCATTCCGGATGGTTCGGGCGAGTTCACCCGCAAGATGGGCATGCTGGTCGCCAAGGACAATCTCGGTTTCGGCATGCGTTCCTGGCGTTACGCCGCCGTCATCAATGACGGTCTGGTGGAGCAGTGGTTCGAGGAAGAGGGTTATCAGGATAATTGCGAATCCGACCCTTACGGCGTTTCCTCGCCGCAGAATATTCTGGAAAACCTGAAAAGCCGCGCTGCGGCCTGA
- a CDS encoding TIGR02117 family protein, whose product MLRTVLRWIGGGVLLIVLLLVLGTLVPRPFFADDASGLRDREILLLSNPIHTDIALPVDDDLRRVFSELQEDGIAVNHPAAAYLVFGWGGRSFYIETPTWADLKPMPVLRSFTLDRSVVHVDVTGDFPADMAGVKRLRISEEGYQRLLAGIRASFVRNDGKVQLVPGAAYGLTDAFFEANGWFNALAGCNTWSAAMLREAGIRTGWWTPLPPLLRWSVDLHN is encoded by the coding sequence GTGTTGAGAACTGTCCTCAGATGGATCGGCGGCGGCGTGCTGCTGATCGTGCTGCTTCTGGTGCTCGGCACTTTGGTGCCGCGTCCCTTTTTCGCCGATGATGCAAGCGGCTTGAGGGATCGTGAAATCCTGCTCTTGTCCAACCCGATCCATACGGACATTGCGCTGCCGGTGGATGATGATCTGCGGCGGGTGTTCTCCGAATTGCAGGAGGATGGGATAGCGGTCAATCATCCCGCCGCTGCCTATCTGGTGTTTGGCTGGGGTGGACGGTCGTTTTATATAGAGACGCCCACCTGGGCCGATCTGAAACCGATGCCGGTGCTGCGCTCGTTTACGCTGGACCGGTCGGTGGTGCATGTGGACGTGACGGGAGACTTTCCCGCCGACATGGCCGGAGTGAAACGGCTTCGCATTTCTGAAGAGGGTTATCAGCGTCTTCTCGCGGGTATCAGGGCAAGTTTTGTCAGAAATGACGGCAAGGTCCAGCTTGTCCCCGGCGCCGCCTATGGTCTGACGGACGCGTTTTTCGAGGCGAATGGCTGGTTTAATGCGCTGGCCGGCTGCAACACGTGGTCGGCCGCCATGTTGCGCGAGGCCGGTATTCGAACCGGCTGGTGGACGCCCTTGCCGCCGCTGCTGCGCTGGTCGGTCGATCTCCACAATTGA
- the ureC gene encoding urease subunit alpha encodes MPYKISRAAYAGMFGPTVGDKVRLADTELFIEIEKDHTTYGEEVKFGGGKVIRDGMGQSQATRAEGAVDTVITNVVIVDHTGIYKADVGLKNGRIHAIGKAGNPDTQPGVTIIVGPSTEAIAGEGRILTAGGMDAHIHYICPQQIEEALMSGVTCMLGGGSGPAHGTLATTCTGAWHIERMIESFDAFPMNLALAGKGNASLPAPLEEMILAGASSLKLHEDWGTTPAAIDNCLTVADEYDVQVMIHTDTLNESGFVEDTVAAIRGRTIHAFHTEGAGGGHAPDIIKVCGNPNVIPSSTNPTRPYTVNTLAEHLDMLMVCHHLSPSIPEDIAFAESRIRKETIAAEDILHDIGAFSIISSDSQAMGRVGEVAIRTWQTADKMKRQRGRLKEEVGENDNFRVRRYIAKYTINPAIAQGVSHEIGSVEVGKRADLVLWNPAFFGVKPEMVLLGGSIAAAPMGDPNASIPTPQPMHYRPMFAAYGKLRTNSSVTFVSQASLDAGLAQRLGVAKKLLAVKNVRGGISKASMIHNSLTPHIEVDPETYEVRADGELLTCEPATVLPMAQRYFLF; translated from the coding sequence ATGCCTTACAAGATTTCCCGCGCCGCCTATGCCGGCATGTTCGGCCCGACGGTTGGTGACAAGGTGCGTCTTGCCGATACCGAACTCTTCATCGAGATCGAAAAGGACCACACCACCTATGGCGAGGAAGTGAAATTCGGCGGCGGCAAGGTTATTCGCGACGGCATGGGCCAGAGCCAGGCGACACGGGCCGAAGGGGCTGTCGATACCGTCATTACCAATGTCGTGATCGTCGACCATACAGGCATCTACAAGGCGGATGTGGGCCTGAAGAACGGCCGTATCCACGCCATCGGCAAAGCCGGCAACCCGGACACGCAGCCGGGCGTTACGATCATCGTCGGTCCCTCGACGGAGGCGATTGCCGGCGAGGGCAGGATCCTGACGGCCGGCGGCATGGACGCGCATATCCATTACATCTGCCCGCAGCAGATCGAGGAAGCGCTGATGAGCGGTGTGACCTGCATGCTGGGCGGCGGCTCCGGCCCGGCGCATGGCACGCTTGCCACCACCTGCACCGGTGCATGGCATATCGAGCGGATGATCGAGAGCTTCGATGCTTTTCCGATGAATCTGGCACTGGCCGGCAAGGGCAATGCCTCGCTGCCCGCGCCACTGGAGGAGATGATCCTTGCCGGCGCATCGTCGCTGAAGCTGCATGAGGACTGGGGCACGACGCCCGCCGCCATCGACAATTGCCTGACGGTCGCCGACGAATATGACGTGCAGGTGATGATCCACACCGATACGCTGAACGAGAGCGGCTTCGTGGAAGACACGGTCGCCGCCATCAGGGGCCGCACCATTCACGCCTTCCACACCGAAGGAGCGGGCGGCGGGCACGCGCCTGATATCATCAAGGTCTGTGGCAATCCCAACGTCATCCCGTCTTCCACCAACCCGACGCGGCCCTATACCGTCAATACGCTGGCCGAACATCTGGATATGCTGATGGTGTGCCACCACCTGTCGCCGTCCATTCCGGAAGACATTGCCTTTGCCGAAAGCCGCATCCGCAAGGAAACCATCGCGGCGGAGGATATTCTCCACGATATCGGCGCGTTTTCGATCATATCGTCGGACAGTCAGGCCATGGGCCGTGTCGGCGAGGTGGCGATCCGCACCTGGCAGACGGCCGACAAGATGAAACGCCAGCGCGGCCGCCTGAAGGAAGAGGTGGGCGAAAACGACAATTTCCGGGTACGCCGTTACATCGCCAAATATACGATCAACCCGGCGATTGCGCAGGGCGTCAGCCATGAGATCGGCTCGGTCGAAGTCGGCAAGCGTGCCGATCTTGTCTTGTGGAACCCGGCCTTTTTCGGCGTGAAGCCGGAGATGGTGCTGCTCGGCGGTTCGATTGCCGCTGCCCCGATGGGCGATCCGAATGCCTCCATCCCCACACCGCAACCGATGCATTACCGGCCGATGTTTGCCGCCTATGGCAAGTTGCGCACCAATTCCTCGGTCACTTTCGTATCGCAGGCGTCGCTGGATGCCGGTCTTGCCCAGCGCCTTGGCGTCGCCAAGAAGCTTTTGGCGGTGAAGAACGTGCGCGGCGGCATTTCCAAGGCGTCGATGATCCACAATTCACTCACGCCGCATATCGAGGTTGATCCCGAGACTTATGAAGTGCGGGCGGACGGCGAATTGCTGACCTGCGAACCCGCCACCGTGCTGCCGATGGCGCAGCGTTATTTCCTGTTTTAA
- a CDS encoding Urease operon accessory protein — protein MGRRITIVGNGELPPGAADVIDRSDIVIRFNDCRSLGPGGTRTDVVAVCNTGRPGHEMTEGTDWRESDGVRQAAAIWSVRDPAKFAEMEPDIRVRWPELTDFCADYTPGFAAIARETGKRHIVIPRGVHERLDAALEAYSPAPYVCPSTGLFTIAHVLESVSGDGDEVAIAGFGHQGWSGHPFAAEQQLVEALAGKGRLKRISPTSIFSASQGA, from the coding sequence ATGGGGCGGCGCATCACGATTGTCGGAAACGGGGAACTGCCGCCGGGTGCGGCTGATGTCATCGACCGTTCCGATATCGTCATCCGCTTTAATGACTGCCGGTCGCTGGGGCCTGGCGGCACACGCACCGATGTGGTGGCCGTCTGCAACACGGGGCGGCCGGGCCATGAGATGACGGAAGGCACCGACTGGCGTGAGAGCGACGGGGTGCGGCAGGCCGCCGCCATCTGGTCGGTGCGTGATCCCGCCAAGTTTGCCGAAATGGAGCCGGATATTCGGGTGCGCTGGCCGGAACTGACCGATTTCTGCGCCGACTATACTCCCGGTTTTGCGGCCATCGCCCGTGAGACCGGCAAGCGCCATATCGTCATTCCCCGCGGCGTGCATGAGAGGCTGGATGCGGCGCTCGAAGCCTATTCGCCCGCACCTTATGTCTGCCCCAGCACCGGCCTTTTCACCATCGCCCATGTTCTTGAGAGTGTGAGCGGTGATGGTGACGAGGTGGCGATTGCCGGTTTCGGCCATCAGGGCTGGAGCGGTCACCCATTTGCCGCCGAACAACAGCTGGTCGAGGCCCTGGCGGGCAAGGGCCGGCTCAAACGAATTTCTCCCACATCGATTTTCTCCGCATCCCAAGGAGCCTGA
- a CDS encoding lysozyme inhibitor LprI family protein, protein MNRKSLFVAAVLLTATAGLSMPAVAQTEPDCKAPETQADMTICAGKDYEKADKQLNAEYQKLRKLLIERDKTADADGKGATDALVTAQRAWVAFRDANCALAGFQARGGSMEPMLISSCLAEMSGKRAEELRQLAEGF, encoded by the coding sequence ATGAACCGAAAAAGCCTTTTCGTCGCAGCCGTGCTGCTTACGGCAACAGCCGGCTTGTCGATGCCGGCGGTTGCGCAGACCGAGCCGGATTGCAAGGCGCCGGAAACGCAGGCGGACATGACCATCTGCGCCGGCAAGGATTATGAAAAGGCCGACAAGCAGCTCAACGCCGAATATCAGAAGCTGCGCAAGCTGCTTATCGAGCGCGACAAGACGGCGGATGCAGACGGCAAGGGTGCGACCGACGCTCTGGTGACTGCACAGCGCGCCTGGGTGGCGTTTCGTGATGCCAATTGCGCGCTTGCCGGCTTTCAGGCGCGTGGCGGCTCGATGGAACCGATGCTGATTTCGTCCTGCCTGGCCGAGATGAGCGGCAAGCGCGCGGAAGAGCTACGCCAGCTTGCCGAGGGTTTCTGA
- a CDS encoding GFA family protein, giving the protein MASAHYHGSCQCGDVSFEVDADLDHTIVCNCSRCKRLGSTLAFAPREKFTLLSGEDKLSEYLFNKHHIHHLFCSTCGIESFAYADGPDGTPMVAVNANCLDGVDPRALKPQAFDGAAA; this is encoded by the coding sequence ATGGCCAGTGCGCATTATCATGGAAGCTGCCAGTGCGGCGACGTTAGCTTCGAGGTCGATGCCGATCTCGATCACACCATTGTCTGCAATTGCTCGCGCTGCAAGCGTCTGGGCTCGACGCTGGCCTTTGCGCCGCGTGAGAAATTCACCCTGCTTTCCGGCGAGGACAAGCTGAGCGAATATCTCTTCAACAAACACCATATTCATCATCTTTTCTGCTCCACCTGCGGCATTGAAAGCTTTGCTTATGCCGATGGGCCGGATGGAACGCCAATGGTGGCGGTGAACGCCAATTGTCTCGATGGCGTCGATCCCCGGGCATTGAAGCCGCAGGCTTTTGACGGCGCGGCGGCCTGA
- a CDS encoding urease subunit beta translates to MKPGEIIAAEGTIELNAGQPTVTIEVANSGDRPVQVGSHYHFFETNAGLIFERDKARGMRLDIPAGTAVRFEPGQKREVTLVPLSGKREVYGFRQQVMGRL, encoded by the coding sequence ATGAAGCCAGGCGAGATCATTGCCGCAGAGGGCACCATCGAGCTCAATGCCGGCCAGCCGACGGTGACGATCGAGGTGGCCAATTCGGGCGACCGGCCGGTGCAGGTGGGCAGCCATTACCATTTTTTCGAGACCAATGCCGGGCTCATCTTCGAGCGTGACAAGGCGCGTGGCATGCGTCTCGATATTCCCGCGGGCACGGCGGTTCGTTTCGAACCGGGCCAGAAGCGGGAAGTGACGCTGGTGCCGCTTTCCGGCAAGCGTGAGGTTTATGGTTTTCGTCAACAGGTCATGGGGAGGTTATGA
- a CDS encoding DUF1272 domain-containing protein, protein MALELRPNCECCDRDLAPDSRDAMICSFECTFCVDCVTDVLQGACPNCGGELVRRPVRPAAKLVNNPASTKRVLKAEGCAAATAA, encoded by the coding sequence ATGGCGCTGGAACTGAGGCCCAATTGCGAATGCTGCGACCGAGATCTCGCGCCCGACAGCCGGGATGCGATGATCTGCTCGTTCGAATGCACCTTCTGCGTTGATTGTGTGACGGATGTGCTTCAAGGCGCCTGCCCGAATTGCGGCGGTGAGCTGGTTCGCAGGCCGGTCCGCCCGGCGGCAAAACTCGTCAACAATCCGGCGTCCACGAAGCGCGTGCTGAAGGCCGAAGGCTGCGCGGCCGCGACCGCCGCCTGA
- a CDS encoding urease subunit gamma, whose protein sequence is MNLSPREKDKLLISMAAMVARRRLERGVKLNYPEAIALISDFVVEGARDGRAVADLMEAGAHVISRDQVMDGIAEMIHDVQVEATFPDGTKLVTVHEPIR, encoded by the coding sequence ATGAACCTTAGCCCAAGAGAAAAAGACAAGCTTTTGATTTCCATGGCCGCCATGGTGGCGCGCCGCCGGCTGGAGCGTGGCGTGAAGCTCAACTATCCCGAAGCGATTGCGCTGATTAGCGATTTCGTCGTTGAGGGCGCCCGTGACGGCCGTGCCGTTGCAGACCTGATGGAAGCCGGCGCGCATGTGATTTCCCGCGATCAGGTGATGGATGGCATTGCCGAGATGATCCATGATGTGCAGGTGGAAGCGACGTTTCCTGATGGCACCAAGCTGGTGACCGTTCACGAACCGATCCGATAG
- a CDS encoding urease accessory protein UreD: MQQQQQAIGPSGCEDAQQPVRQQRARGRGRIVTKAVEGRSRLDELFQEGCAKIRLPDTFSNEAEAILINSSGGLTGGDEIEWQATAGAGTSLVVTTQACEKVYKASSGTATVTARVSAGPGAKLHWLPQETILFDRASLTRRLEADLDQSSEFIAVEAVLLGRQAMGEMMTHGLFRDRWRIRHGGKLVHAEELLLEGEVAELTAKTAVLAGQVAFATLLYIGPLAEALLPKIRAIAGESGGASEWQGKLVVRVSAADGFSLRKLLFPIISLLRNGAPVPKVWNL; encoded by the coding sequence GTGCAGCAGCAACAGCAAGCCATCGGCCCTTCCGGTTGTGAAGACGCTCAACAGCCTGTCCGGCAGCAGCGCGCCCGTGGCAGAGGACGCATTGTAACCAAGGCGGTTGAAGGGCGCAGCCGGCTGGACGAACTGTTTCAGGAAGGCTGCGCCAAAATCCGACTGCCGGATACGTTTTCAAACGAAGCCGAGGCCATTCTCATCAATTCCTCCGGCGGGCTGACCGGCGGAGACGAAATAGAATGGCAGGCCACCGCCGGTGCCGGCACCTCGCTGGTGGTGACAACGCAGGCCTGCGAGAAGGTCTACAAGGCATCATCAGGCACAGCCACCGTCACCGCCCGCGTTTCGGCCGGGCCGGGTGCAAAACTGCACTGGCTGCCGCAGGAAACCATCCTCTTCGACCGGGCTTCCCTGACCCGAAGGCTGGAAGCCGATCTCGACCAGTCTTCCGAATTCATCGCCGTCGAAGCCGTGTTACTTGGCCGCCAGGCCATGGGCGAGATGATGACGCATGGCCTTTTTCGTGACCGCTGGCGCATTCGCCATGGCGGCAAGCTGGTGCATGCCGAAGAGCTTCTGCTTGAGGGCGAGGTGGCGGAGCTGACCGCGAAGACGGCGGTTCTGGCCGGTCAGGTGGCCTTCGCCACTCTTCTCTATATCGGGCCTCTCGCCGAGGCGCTTCTGCCTAAAATCCGGGCGATTGCCGGTGAAAGCGGCGGTGCCAGCGAATGGCAGGGCAAGCTTGTCGTACGTGTCTCCGCGGCGGATGGTTTCTCCCTCAGAAAATTGCTTTTTCCAATCATTTCGCTCTTGCGAAACGGCGCGCCAGTGCCGAAAGTCTGGAATCTGTAA